One window of the Flavobacteriaceae bacterium YJPT1-3 genome contains the following:
- the amt gene encoding ammonium transporter — METGLFTANNVWMMICTGLVFFMHLGFSFLEIGLTRQKNTINILFKNVFIICGGLLLYYLLGFNLMYPGFEDGSSGILKFAGFGIAAPENGMTAEYASGGYTWWTDFLFQGMFAATAATIVSGAVAERIKIGPFMIFVIIYVGLVYPIVGSWKWGGGFLDKLGFYDFAGSTLVHSVGGWAALIAVYLLGARIGKFDEHGKPQAIPGHNLPFAAAGVLILWLGWFGFNGGSVLSADPALTSLTLVTTSLAAAAGGVSAFTVSTLLYKNYDLTMFLNGILGGLVGITAGADQMGPNDAVLIGLIAGAIIVFGVALIDKLKLDDPVGAIAVHLICGIWGTLAVGIFGAMAGLDQLLIQLAGVGLIGLFCVLTSFIIIFTLKKTVGIRVSEREELEGLDQHEHAMDAYPDFRLNEH; from the coding sequence ATGGAAACAGGATTATTCACAGCAAACAATGTATGGATGATGATCTGTACGGGTCTGGTGTTCTTTATGCACCTAGGTTTCTCCTTTTTAGAAATCGGACTCACCCGACAGAAAAACACGATCAATATCCTATTCAAAAATGTCTTTATCATCTGTGGTGGATTGCTACTTTACTACCTTCTTGGTTTCAATCTGATGTACCCCGGTTTTGAGGATGGGTCTAGCGGTATTTTAAAATTTGCCGGCTTCGGTATCGCTGCTCCTGAAAATGGAATGACTGCTGAGTATGCCAGCGGTGGCTACACCTGGTGGACTGATTTCCTTTTTCAGGGGATGTTTGCCGCTACGGCTGCAACTATCGTATCAGGTGCCGTTGCCGAACGTATTAAAATTGGCCCTTTTATGATCTTTGTTATTATCTACGTTGGATTGGTGTATCCCATCGTAGGTTCCTGGAAATGGGGCGGTGGATTTCTGGATAAACTCGGATTCTATGATTTTGCTGGATCTACCTTGGTGCATTCCGTGGGAGGCTGGGCAGCATTGATTGCCGTTTATCTACTGGGCGCCCGGATTGGAAAATTTGACGAGCACGGTAAACCACAGGCCATACCCGGTCATAATTTACCCTTTGCAGCCGCCGGAGTGCTCATTCTTTGGTTGGGATGGTTTGGCTTTAACGGAGGTTCTGTACTCTCTGCTGACCCTGCGTTAACCTCGCTGACCCTGGTAACGACCTCTCTGGCCGCAGCTGCAGGGGGCGTGTCTGCCTTTACCGTCTCTACACTACTGTATAAAAATTACGACTTAACCATGTTCTTAAATGGTATCTTAGGCGGACTTGTTGGGATTACCGCAGGGGCTGACCAAATGGGTCCTAACGACGCCGTGTTAATTGGCCTAATTGCCGGAGCGATCATTGTCTTTGGAGTGGCCTTGATCGATAAATTAAAACTCGATGACCCTGTAGGTGCTATTGCGGTTCATTTGATCTGTGGTATCTGGGGTACTTTAGCAGTGGGCATCTTTGGCGCTATGGCCGGTCTTGATCAGTTACTCATTCAATTAGCTGGGGTTGGCCTCATCGGTCTGTTCTGCGTTTTGACCTCCTTTATCATCATATTTACCTTAAAGAAAACCGTAGGTATCCGAGTATCGGAACGTGAAGAGCTGGAAGGACTGGATCAGCACGAGCACGCTATGGACGCTTATCCTGATTTCCGCCTCAATGAGCATTGA
- a CDS encoding P-II family nitrogen regulator — protein MKKVEAIIRKSKFSEVKKALHNVGVNFFSYWDVTGLGNEKEGHVYRGVSYSTSDIQRRYLSIVVNEDYVEATIKAILESGKTGEVGDGKIFVSEVQEAYRIRTGEKGGQTLN, from the coding sequence ATGAAAAAAGTAGAAGCGATCATTCGCAAATCAAAATTCTCTGAGGTGAAAAAAGCCCTGCACAATGTAGGGGTCAACTTCTTTTCCTATTGGGATGTCACCGGGCTAGGCAACGAAAAAGAAGGACATGTTTACCGTGGAGTGTCTTACAGCACAAGTGATATTCAACGGAGATACTTGTCCATCGTGGTCAATGAAGACTACGTGGAAGCCACCATAAAAGCCATTCTAGAGTCCGGAAAAACCGGAGAAGTGGGTGATGGCAAAATTTTCGTCTCCGAGGTGCAAGAAGCATATCGTATTCGCACCGGTGAGAAAGGTGGACAAACGCTTAATTAA
- a CDS encoding porin: MKKCILILLALSSTITLAQEDEKSWYSNLGFSGSVDAYYRLNLNSYNREYDDFPYQEPGTSFANRPGFAIGMANLIFSYEGEKVGAVADLVFGPRGEDAVFLSSGNSSIVNQLYVYWNVTDRLKLTLGNWNTFLGYEVISPTANFNYSTSYMFSNGPFSHTGIKADLTIDDQWSAMLALMNPTDFTEFNPVGTYSLGGQLGYSFDSGSAFLNLLYGDQDGKLDASASDPGESSAGATFQVDLTAGTDLTEDFYLGLNATYNTTNTDEINTAGAIEDFDGDSDTDFGFYGVAAYLQYSLSETFALGTRAEYFEAFNGPVDANVFAVTLSGNAKVGDLTLIPELRLDTYDEEVILDSDFEFQKGLASFLLAAVYSF, translated from the coding sequence ATGAAAAAGTGTATTTTAATTCTCTTAGCGCTAAGTAGTACGATCACCCTCGCTCAGGAAGATGAAAAATCGTGGTATTCTAACTTGGGCTTTTCCGGTTCTGTAGATGCCTATTATCGACTGAATCTAAACTCCTACAATCGGGAATACGACGACTTTCCTTATCAGGAACCCGGAACTTCCTTTGCGAATAGACCTGGATTTGCGATCGGCATGGCCAATCTCATCTTCAGTTACGAAGGCGAAAAGGTAGGAGCGGTGGCCGATCTGGTCTTTGGGCCGCGCGGAGAGGATGCTGTATTTCTATCTTCTGGCAATTCCAGCATCGTTAATCAACTCTATGTGTATTGGAACGTTACTGACAGACTAAAGTTAACCTTAGGGAACTGGAATACCTTTCTAGGCTACGAAGTGATCTCCCCTACTGCTAATTTCAACTACTCAACCTCCTATATGTTCTCCAATGGTCCTTTTTCACACACCGGAATTAAAGCCGACTTGACCATAGATGATCAGTGGAGCGCCATGCTCGCCCTAATGAATCCTACCGATTTTACCGAGTTTAATCCGGTAGGCACCTATAGCCTGGGCGGACAATTGGGTTATTCTTTCGATAGTGGAAGCGCTTTTTTGAATCTGCTCTATGGCGATCAAGATGGAAAATTAGATGCGTCCGCCTCTGATCCCGGTGAATCCTCGGCTGGAGCTACCTTTCAGGTAGACCTTACCGCAGGTACCGACCTTACGGAGGATTTTTATCTGGGACTGAACGCCACCTACAACACCACGAATACGGATGAAATTAATACTGCTGGAGCGATTGAAGATTTCGATGGAGACAGCGATACTGACTTCGGATTTTACGGTGTTGCGGCCTATCTGCAGTACAGTCTGAGCGAAACTTTTGCTTTGGGAACCCGGGCAGAATACTTCGAAGCTTTTAATGGGCCGGTAGATGCTAATGTCTTTGCAGTCACCCTTTCGGGGAATGCTAAAGTGGGTGATCTCACCCTGATTCCTGAACTGCGACTGGATACTTACGACGAGGAGGTCATTTTGGACAGTGATTTCGAATTTCAGAAAGGCCTGGCTTCCTTCTTGTTAGCAGCCGTATATTCGTTTTAA
- the gltB gene encoding glutamate synthase large subunit, with protein MEKQGLYLPQFEHDNCGAGFICSLEGKTSNDIIHKALEILEKLEHRGAVSSDGKTGDGAGILIDIPHDFFVEECDFELPEAGAYAMGNVFLPKKFNQSAYCKAVFEEELKNQGLIVLGWRQVPVDPEHIGAIAADTEPYIEQLFVGKSDALKDAAVFQRKLFAARKITEHRILNSKLSQSHFFYLPSLSTKTVIFKGLLKPEDIKYYYKDLMDSRVVTRLALVHQRFSTNTFPTWDLAQPFRYMCHNGEINTLRGNISRMLSREELLASDWFDEDMKKLFPIVLPGKSDSASMDMVVELLLMTGRSLPEVMMMLVPEAWEKHNTMSDTKKAFYEFNSCAMEPWDGPASIPFTDGDYIGAVLDRNGLRPSRYSVTKNGYVVMSSETGVLELDPKNIAFHGRLEPGRMFLVDMNAGRIIQDDEIKEEIAQRHPYAQWVKEQLVHLRDIPYTNCLIAAEPTPINTRKKLFGYTREDISTIIMPMALKSKEPIGSMGTDTPLAVLSEKPQLLYNYFKQLFAQVTNPPLDGIREELITDLSLTLGADHNLFEIVPDHAKKLKIQNPVISKEDLDKIKNVDHPDLEVACLSMTYPIVQGLNGLEEALKQLLDQAILAIDQGSNILILSDRGVDQEQAPIPAVLALSFINSSLQKVGKRSQMSIIIESAEPREVHHFALLFGYGASAINPYMVNEIIGEEISKDDDSLERFNQAIESYNYAVGKGVNKVMNKIGISTLNSYRGSQLFEALGLNSSLIDAYFPGTPSRIEGIGLYEVERQIARRHQSAFAKADIPSVLDLEMGGQYRWRRNGEKHMFSPLSVAKLQQAVRQNNPTTYKEYAALINEQSEQLMTIRGLFEFTNYDPIPLEEVEPWTEIVKRFKTGAMSYGSISKEAHENLAVAMNRIGGKSNSGEGGEDANRFYKDANGDWKNSAIKQVASGRFGVSINYLTNAAEIQIKMAQGAKPGEGGQLPGEKVNPSIAKTRNSTPYVGLISPPPHHDIYSIEDLAQLIYDLKSANRAARINVKLVSEVGVGTIAAGVAKAKADVILISGYDGGTGASPLTSLRHAGLPWELGIAEAQQTLVMNDLRGRVRLECDGQLKTGRDVAVAALLGAEEFGFATAPLVASGCIMMRACHLNTCPVGIATQNPELRKKFEGKPEHVVNFMYFIAEELREIMAQLGFRTVDEMVGQVQKLNRSKVIDHYKAGGIDLSPILHEIDRPQGVAVYNVQEQEHHLEDAIDFEIMELAHQALYRKEKTQLDLEIRNVHRAVGAILSNEISKIYGEQGLPENTLKVNFKGSAGQSFGAFAAHGLTLKIEGNANDYLGKGLSGAKLIVKVPEESTIVPHENVIIGNVALYGATSGEAYINGKAGERFCVRNSGAQAVVEGIGDHGCEYMTGGVAVILGDTGRNFGAGMSGGIAYVLDESGDFEVKCNKEALNLDPVTSEEDKQQLFTLIENHYNYTLSPRAQHLLEHWEELLPKFIKVLPEEYKQALIRLERERQTDLTA; from the coding sequence ATGGAAAAACAAGGCCTTTACTTACCTCAATTTGAGCATGACAACTGCGGTGCCGGATTTATTTGTAGCCTGGAAGGCAAGACCTCCAATGATATTATTCATAAGGCGTTGGAGATTTTAGAGAAGCTGGAACATCGTGGAGCGGTCAGTAGTGATGGTAAAACCGGGGATGGGGCAGGTATACTGATTGACATACCACACGATTTCTTTGTAGAAGAATGCGACTTCGAGCTGCCGGAGGCTGGCGCTTATGCCATGGGTAATGTTTTTCTTCCCAAGAAATTCAATCAGTCTGCTTATTGCAAAGCTGTTTTTGAAGAGGAGCTGAAAAATCAAGGATTAATCGTTCTGGGCTGGCGACAGGTCCCTGTTGATCCAGAACATATAGGAGCGATCGCTGCAGATACAGAACCTTATATTGAACAACTCTTTGTGGGTAAGTCTGATGCGCTTAAGGATGCGGCAGTCTTTCAACGTAAATTGTTCGCCGCCCGAAAAATTACCGAACATCGTATACTGAATTCTAAGCTTTCCCAAAGTCATTTTTTCTATCTGCCCTCCCTATCGACCAAAACAGTCATTTTTAAAGGACTTTTAAAACCGGAGGATATTAAGTACTACTATAAGGACTTGATGGACTCGCGGGTGGTGACGCGTTTGGCCCTGGTGCATCAGCGATTTTCAACCAATACTTTTCCTACCTGGGACCTGGCACAACCATTTCGGTACATGTGCCACAATGGCGAGATCAATACCCTGCGCGGAAATATTTCGCGTATGCTAAGTCGCGAAGAGTTGTTGGCCAGCGATTGGTTTGATGAGGACATGAAAAAACTTTTTCCCATCGTTCTGCCTGGCAAATCAGACTCCGCGTCTATGGATATGGTGGTCGAACTTCTATTAATGACCGGTCGCTCGCTGCCGGAAGTCATGATGATGCTAGTCCCCGAAGCCTGGGAAAAGCACAATACCATGAGTGACACAAAAAAGGCATTTTACGAATTCAACTCCTGTGCCATGGAGCCCTGGGATGGCCCCGCTTCCATTCCTTTTACCGATGGAGATTATATTGGAGCTGTTTTGGATCGCAATGGATTGCGCCCTTCCCGCTACAGCGTTACTAAGAATGGCTATGTGGTCATGTCTTCAGAAACCGGGGTGCTGGAATTGGATCCAAAAAATATAGCCTTTCACGGACGTTTAGAGCCTGGGAGAATGTTTTTAGTAGATATGAATGCGGGTCGGATCATACAGGATGATGAAATCAAAGAAGAAATTGCTCAACGTCATCCGTATGCCCAATGGGTAAAAGAACAACTGGTCCATCTTAGGGACATTCCTTATACCAATTGCCTAATCGCCGCTGAGCCCACACCAATAAATACACGCAAGAAGCTCTTTGGCTATACCCGGGAGGATATCAGTACCATCATCATGCCCATGGCTTTAAAGTCAAAGGAGCCCATAGGTTCCATGGGGACGGACACTCCACTGGCAGTGCTTTCAGAAAAGCCTCAATTGCTCTACAATTACTTTAAGCAGCTTTTTGCTCAGGTAACCAATCCACCACTAGATGGAATTCGAGAAGAGTTGATCACTGATTTAAGCCTTACGCTTGGTGCAGATCACAATCTCTTTGAAATCGTACCGGATCACGCAAAGAAATTGAAGATTCAGAATCCGGTCATCTCCAAAGAAGACCTCGATAAAATTAAAAACGTGGATCATCCGGATCTGGAAGTGGCATGCTTAAGCATGACTTATCCCATAGTACAAGGGTTGAACGGATTGGAAGAGGCTTTAAAGCAGTTACTCGACCAGGCTATTCTGGCCATCGATCAGGGGAGTAACATTCTGATTCTATCCGATCGGGGAGTGGATCAAGAACAAGCTCCCATACCTGCAGTCTTGGCGCTTTCCTTCATCAACAGCTCCTTACAAAAAGTGGGCAAACGATCGCAAATGAGTATCATCATTGAATCAGCGGAACCCCGCGAAGTGCATCATTTCGCCTTACTTTTTGGTTATGGTGCCAGTGCGATCAATCCCTACATGGTGAATGAGATCATCGGTGAAGAAATCAGTAAGGATGACGACTCTTTAGAACGCTTCAACCAGGCCATCGAAAGCTATAATTATGCGGTTGGAAAAGGGGTGAACAAGGTGATGAACAAAATTGGAATCTCCACCTTGAACTCCTATCGTGGCTCTCAGCTTTTTGAGGCTCTAGGACTCAATTCGTCCTTAATTGATGCCTATTTTCCGGGTACTCCATCCCGTATAGAAGGGATTGGATTGTATGAGGTAGAACGACAAATTGCAAGGCGGCATCAGTCCGCTTTCGCGAAAGCGGATATCCCCTCCGTTTTGGACCTGGAAATGGGCGGGCAGTACCGCTGGAGACGTAATGGTGAAAAGCATATGTTCAGTCCGTTGAGTGTGGCTAAACTCCAGCAAGCGGTACGTCAAAACAATCCGACCACCTATAAAGAGTATGCAGCCTTGATCAATGAACAGTCCGAGCAATTGATGACCATTAGAGGATTGTTTGAATTCACGAATTACGATCCTATCCCCCTGGAAGAAGTAGAGCCCTGGACCGAGATCGTAAAACGCTTCAAAACAGGAGCCATGTCCTACGGCTCCATCAGCAAAGAGGCTCATGAGAATTTAGCGGTAGCTATGAATCGCATTGGCGGAAAGAGCAACAGTGGAGAAGGTGGGGAAGATGCTAATCGGTTTTATAAGGACGCTAATGGAGACTGGAAGAATAGTGCGATCAAACAGGTGGCTTCCGGCCGCTTTGGGGTATCCATCAATTATCTGACCAATGCTGCTGAAATTCAGATCAAAATGGCCCAGGGTGCCAAGCCTGGGGAGGGCGGACAATTACCGGGAGAAAAAGTGAATCCCAGTATTGCCAAAACGCGAAATTCAACTCCCTATGTGGGTTTGATCTCCCCGCCACCCCACCATGATATTTATTCTATTGAGGATCTGGCCCAATTGATCTACGACCTGAAATCGGCCAACCGGGCTGCACGCATCAACGTGAAGTTGGTGTCTGAAGTGGGCGTGGGTACCATAGCCGCCGGGGTGGCCAAGGCCAAGGCCGATGTCATCCTGATCTCTGGATACGATGGCGGAACAGGAGCATCTCCTTTGACCAGCCTTAGGCATGCCGGACTTCCGTGGGAATTAGGGATCGCCGAAGCACAACAGACCCTGGTCATGAACGATCTGAGAGGTCGGGTTCGTCTGGAATGTGATGGACAATTAAAAACCGGTCGCGATGTTGCTGTGGCAGCCTTATTGGGAGCCGAAGAGTTCGGATTTGCCACCGCACCTCTAGTGGCCTCAGGCTGCATCATGATGCGGGCTTGTCACTTGAACACCTGTCCGGTGGGGATCGCTACACAAAATCCGGAATTACGCAAGAAATTTGAAGGAAAGCCGGAACACGTGGTCAACTTCATGTACTTCATTGCCGAGGAGCTGCGAGAGATCATGGCCCAATTAGGATTCAGAACCGTCGATGAAATGGTCGGTCAGGTCCAAAAGCTCAATCGATCTAAGGTGATCGATCATTACAAGGCCGGAGGTATCGACTTGTCACCCATCTTACACGAGATTGACCGTCCGCAGGGAGTAGCCGTGTACAACGTTCAGGAACAGGAGCATCATCTGGAGGATGCCATCGATTTTGAAATCATGGAGTTGGCTCACCAGGCACTATACCGCAAAGAAAAAACACAGCTCGACCTGGAGATCAGAAATGTGCATCGGGCGGTCGGGGCCATTTTGAGCAATGAGATCTCAAAGATCTATGGAGAACAAGGCCTGCCGGAGAATACCTTAAAGGTTAATTTTAAAGGATCGGCCGGACAGAGTTTTGGGGCTTTTGCGGCTCACGGACTCACGCTCAAGATCGAAGGTAATGCCAACGATTATTTGGGCAAAGGCTTGTCGGGGGCTAAATTGATTGTCAAGGTACCTGAAGAATCGACCATTGTTCCTCATGAAAATGTGATCATCGGCAATGTGGCCTTGTACGGAGCCACGAGTGGTGAAGCCTACATAAACGGAAAGGCAGGAGAGCGTTTTTGCGTGCGGAACAGTGGTGCCCAGGCTGTGGTGGAAGGGATTGGAGATCATGGCTGTGAATACATGACTGGAGGAGTTGCTGTGATACTTGGAGACACCGGAAGAAATTTTGGAGCAGGCATGAGTGGTGGAATAGCCTACGTTCTGGACGAATCTGGTGATTTTGAAGTCAAATGCAACAAGGAAGCGCTTAACCTGGATCCGGTTACATCAGAAGAGGATAAACAACAACTGTTTACTTTGATCGAGAATCACTACAACTATACCTTAAGTCCGCGAGCACAGCACCTCCTAGAACATTGGGAGGAGCTGCTGCCTAAATTCATCAAAGTATTACCGGAAGAATACAAACAAGCACTGATCCGTCTGGAGCGGGAACGTCAAACCGATCTAACCGCATAA
- the dnaN gene encoding DNA polymerase III subunit beta, whose translation MKFIVSSSYLLKQLQVLGGVINNSNTLPILDNFLFELDQKSLKVSASDLETTMVSRLEVDSEDLGSIAVPARLLLDTLKTFPEQPLTFVAEDNHTIEISSDHGKYALAYADGEEFPNAVALDDPKSVTVPSDVLATALSTTIFASGNDDLRPVMSGVFFQFDSDGLTFVATDAHKLVKYQRSDVTADQTAEFIMPKKPLNLLKSILAGNDNDILVEYNESNARFTFDNSELICRLIDGKYPNYEAVIPKENPNKLTIDRNQFLNSVRRVSIFSNKTTHQIRLKIAGSELNISAEDVDYSNKAEERLTCDYQGDDMQIGFNSRFLLEMLNNLNANDVSLEMSLPNRAGILTPLDGQDEGEQVTMLVMPVMLND comes from the coding sequence ATGAAATTTATCGTATCCAGCTCTTACCTTTTAAAACAATTACAGGTTTTAGGTGGTGTTATCAACAATAGCAATACCCTACCCATACTTGATAATTTCCTCTTTGAACTGGACCAGAAAAGCTTAAAAGTTTCCGCCTCTGACCTGGAAACCACCATGGTCTCGCGTCTGGAAGTCGATTCTGAAGATCTTGGCAGTATAGCAGTCCCTGCACGCTTGCTATTAGACACTTTAAAAACATTTCCGGAGCAACCCCTCACTTTTGTGGCTGAGGATAACCATACCATTGAGATCAGCTCTGATCACGGTAAATACGCTTTGGCCTATGCCGATGGTGAGGAGTTTCCTAATGCTGTAGCGTTGGATGATCCTAAAAGCGTGACCGTCCCTTCAGATGTTCTGGCAACGGCGCTTAGCACCACCATCTTCGCCAGCGGAAATGACGACTTACGTCCGGTCATGAGCGGGGTCTTCTTTCAGTTTGATTCTGACGGACTCACCTTTGTAGCCACAGATGCCCACAAGCTCGTCAAGTACCAGCGTAGTGATGTAACTGCAGATCAAACGGCTGAGTTCATCATGCCCAAGAAACCACTCAACCTACTCAAAAGTATACTGGCCGGAAATGACAACGATATTTTGGTGGAATACAATGAGAGTAATGCCCGTTTTACCTTTGACAATTCCGAATTGATCTGTCGATTGATCGATGGGAAATACCCCAACTATGAAGCGGTCATTCCTAAGGAGAATCCCAACAAGTTGACCATCGATCGCAATCAGTTCTTGAATAGCGTGCGACGGGTTTCGATCTTCTCCAATAAGACCACGCATCAGATCAGGCTCAAGATTGCCGGTTCTGAGTTGAATATTTCTGCCGAAGACGTCGACTACAGTAATAAGGCCGAAGAACGGTTGACCTGCGACTACCAGGGCGATGATATGCAAATTGGGTTCAACTCCAGATTTCTCTTAGAAATGCTGAACAACCTTAATGCGAACGACGTTTCTTTGGAGATGTCGCTTCCCAACCGGGCGGGAATTCTTACTCCCCTGGATGGGCAGGATGAAGGAGAGCAGGTGACCATGCTAGTGATGCCGGTGATGTTGAACGACTAA
- the gldG gene encoding gliding motility-associated ABC transporter substrate-binding protein GldG, whose protein sequence is MIAILKKEINSFFSSPIAYLVIGIFLVVCGLFLWVFEGQFNIFDFGFADLSPFFLLAPWVFIFLIPAVTMRSFSEERKTGTLELLLVKPLSAMQLVMGKYLGALVLLVLTLLPTLLYVWAISSLGNPEGNYDSGVLLGSYLGLLLLAASYTAIGIFASTLTHNPLIAFILAVFLCFLLYFGLEGLANYNVLGAQDYLLSQLGMQSHYESVSRGVLALKDVLYFLSLILFFLCWTAVRLNRDPKRLRLSVLLLLLGLILINVFAATAPGRIDLTQDQRFTLSETTIRLAEQPQSPVYVEVFLEGEFPGEFRKLQLETRQLLEELNAINSNIQFSFQDPKSEGLPIEEIANRFLEAGMQPARINVRENGKLTEEIIFPWATATHNGQTLPIPLLQNTLGAGPEERVAQSIQSLEYELANAISQLVTPKSKRIAVLKGNGTLEDRYIADLFRSAQQRYYIAPFPVEAIAQNPERALQALKNTFDLLVIAKPTQAFTEEQKFVIDQYIMSGGKGMLLLDAVAMETDSLFASERALAFPRDLNLNDQLFKYGLRINPALVMDMYSAPLTVASGEGSASQYTQLPWPYLPLVTPGDSTLITQGIDRPVKFEYANPIDLLENAVNKTVLLESSALSRVVGTPLEISLSSIGTPPNPNQYQAGPQVLGVLLEGQFTSVFQNRVKPVSLDSLRFRESGTSSLIVFSDGDLIANELDNRGNPMELGLDKFTFQQYGNKELLLNSMDYLIGDRGLINIRNKEIQLAFLDTEKVAAQRGKWQAIALGLPLVFLLIFGLVFNALRKRKYH, encoded by the coding sequence TTGATTGCTATCTTAAAGAAAGAGATCAATTCCTTTTTTTCCTCCCCCATTGCCTATCTGGTCATCGGGATTTTTCTAGTGGTCTGTGGACTTTTCCTTTGGGTCTTTGAAGGTCAGTTCAATATTTTCGATTTCGGCTTTGCCGATCTGTCTCCCTTCTTCCTTTTGGCACCCTGGGTATTTATATTCCTTATTCCGGCAGTGACCATGCGCAGCTTTAGTGAAGAACGAAAGACCGGCACCTTGGAATTACTGCTGGTCAAGCCCTTATCCGCTATGCAGTTAGTTATGGGCAAATACCTGGGCGCCTTAGTGCTTCTGGTATTAACCTTACTCCCTACGCTACTTTATGTCTGGGCCATTTCCAGTTTGGGGAATCCGGAAGGCAATTACGATAGCGGGGTATTATTAGGTTCCTACCTGGGATTGCTATTGTTGGCCGCCTCCTATACCGCCATTGGTATTTTCGCGTCTACGCTCACCCACAATCCATTGATCGCCTTTATCCTGGCTGTTTTTCTATGTTTCCTGCTTTACTTTGGACTTGAAGGTCTGGCCAATTACAATGTATTGGGTGCTCAAGACTACTTGCTTTCACAATTAGGCATGCAGAGCCATTATGAAAGTGTCAGCCGTGGAGTGCTTGCACTTAAGGACGTCCTCTATTTTTTAAGCCTGATTCTATTCTTCCTGTGCTGGACGGCCGTGCGGCTCAACCGTGATCCAAAGCGGCTTCGCTTGAGCGTACTCCTCTTACTTTTAGGATTGATCCTGATCAATGTATTTGCAGCAACGGCGCCGGGACGTATTGATCTCACCCAAGATCAGCGTTTTACCCTATCTGAGACAACCATCCGCCTGGCCGAACAACCTCAATCTCCGGTCTATGTGGAAGTGTTTTTAGAGGGCGAATTCCCGGGTGAATTCCGCAAACTTCAATTGGAGACCCGACAACTCCTGGAAGAGCTGAACGCGATCAATTCCAATATTCAGTTCTCCTTTCAAGACCCAAAAAGCGAAGGCCTACCTATAGAAGAAATCGCCAATCGGTTTCTGGAAGCCGGTATGCAACCGGCGCGTATCAATGTGCGGGAGAATGGAAAACTTACCGAAGAGATTATTTTTCCCTGGGCAACGGCTACGCATAACGGGCAGACCCTACCCATCCCCTTACTGCAGAACACGCTTGGCGCAGGACCGGAAGAACGCGTGGCCCAATCCATTCAAAGCCTGGAGTACGAATTGGCCAATGCCATTTCCCAGCTGGTGACGCCCAAAAGTAAACGGATTGCCGTACTCAAAGGAAATGGCACCCTGGAGGATCGCTACATTGCTGATCTATTTCGCAGCGCGCAACAACGCTACTACATTGCACCCTTTCCCGTGGAAGCCATTGCACAGAATCCCGAACGGGCCTTACAAGCACTAAAAAATACCTTTGACTTGCTAGTCATTGCCAAACCCACTCAGGCCTTTACCGAAGAACAAAAATTCGTCATCGATCAATACATCATGTCTGGAGGTAAGGGCATGCTGCTGTTGGATGCAGTAGCCATGGAAACAGACAGCCTCTTTGCCTCCGAGCGCGCGCTCGCTTTTCCAAGGGACCTGAATTTGAACGATCAACTTTTCAAATACGGGCTGCGCATCAACCCGGCATTGGTCATGGATATGTATTCGGCACCACTCACCGTGGCCAGTGGCGAAGGCTCGGCTTCCCAATATACCCAATTGCCCTGGCCCTATTTGCCGTTGGTCACTCCAGGAGACAGCACTTTGATCACGCAAGGCATCGATCGTCCTGTAAAATTCGAATACGCCAATCCCATTGATCTTTTGGAGAATGCGGTGAATAAAACCGTATTGCTTGAAAGTTCTGCCCTGTCTCGGGTGGTAGGAACCCCTTTGGAAATCAGCCTGTCTTCCATCGGGACCCCTCCTAATCCCAATCAATATCAGGCGGGTCCACAAGTTTTGGGCGTGCTCTTAGAAGGTCAATTTACATCGGTCTTTCAAAATCGGGTCAAACCGGTGAGCTTAGACAGTCTTCGCTTTCGCGAAAGCGGGACATCCTCCCTCATTGTCTTCAGTGATGGCGATCTGATCGCTAATGAACTGGATAATCGAGGCAATCCTATGGAATTAGGACTGGACAAGTTCACTTTCCAGCAGTACGGCAATAAGGAGCTCCTGCTCAATAGTATGGATTACCTGATTGGGGATCGTGGGCTTATTAACATTCGAAATAAGGAAATTCAACTCGCCTTTCTCGATACCGAAAAAGTGGCCGCCCAACGAGGAAAGTGGCAAGCCATAGCCCTGGGGCTTCCTCTGGTCTTTTTGCTGATCTTTGGTTTGGTCTTCAACGCTCTGCGCAAGCGAAAATACCATTAA